From a region of the Balaenoptera musculus isolate JJ_BM4_2016_0621 chromosome 15, mBalMus1.pri.v3, whole genome shotgun sequence genome:
- the LOC118881001 gene encoding NADPH--cytochrome P450 reductase isoform X2 gives MRCPPCWAFPALRDRRPTRAGSTAHSAPRTSSVKDSSFVEKMKKTGRNIVVFYGSQTGTAEEFANRLSKDAHRYGMRGMAADPEEYDLGDLSSLSEIENALAVFCMATYGEGDPTDNAQDFYDWLQETDVDLSGVKYAVFGLGNKTYEHFNAMGKYVDKRLEQLGAQRIFDLGLGDDDGNLEEDFITWREQFWPAVCEHLGVEATGDESSIRQYELVVHTDIDAAKVYVGEMGRLKSYENQKPPFDAKNPFLAVVTTNRKLNQGTERHLMHLELDISDSKIRYESGDHVAVYPANDSALVSQLGEILGADLDVIMSLNNLDEDSNKKHPFPCPTSYRTALTYYLDITNPPRTNVLYELAQYASEPSEQEQLRKMVSSSGEGKELYLSWVVEARRHILAILQDYSSLRPPIDHLCELLPRLQARYYSIASSSKVHPNSVHICAVAVEYETQSGRVNKGVATSWLRAKEPAGENGRRALVPMFVRKSQFRLPFKATVPVIMVGPGTGVAPFIGFIQERAWLRQQGKEVGETLLYYGCRRSDEDYLYREELAKFHQDGALTQLNVAFSREQPQKVYVQHLLKRDGEHLWKLIHDGGAHIYVCGDARNMARDVQNTFYDIVAEQGAMEHAQAVDYVKKLMTKGRYSLDVWS, from the exons ATGCGGTGCCCACCTTGCTGGGCGTTCCCCGCGCTGCGCGACAGGAGGCCGACACGTGCTGGTTCCACAGCGCACTCTGCCCCCAG gacCTCCTCTGTCAAAGACAGCAGCTTCGTGGAAAAGATGAAGAAGACG GGCAGGAACATCGTCGTGTTCTACGGCTCCCAGACGGGGACCGCCGAGGAGTTTGCCAACCGCTTGTCCAAGGACGCCCATCGCTACGGGATGCGGGGCATGGCGGCAGACCCGGAGGAGTATGACCTG GGCGACCTGAGCAGCCTGTCAGAGATTGAGAACGCCCTGGCAGTGTTCTGCATGGCCACCTACGGCGAGGGGGACCCCACTGACAATGCCCAGGACTTCTACGACTGGCTCCAGGAGACGGACGTGGACCTCTCTGGGGTCAAGTACGCG GTGTTTGGCCTTGGGAACAAGACCTATGAGCACTTCAACGCCATGGGCAAGTATGTGGACAAGCGGCTGGAGCAGCTCGGGGCCCAGCGGATCTTTGATCTGGGGCTGGGCGACGACGACGGGAA CCTGGAGGAGGACTTCATCACGTGGCGAGAGCAGTTCTGGCCGGCCGTGTGCGAGCACTTAGGGGTGGAAGCCACTGGAGACGAGTCCAG CATTCGCCAGTATGAGCTTGTGGTCCACACAGACATAGACGCGGCCAAGGTGTACGTGGGCGAAATGGGCCGCCTGAAGAGCTACGAGAACCAGAAACC ccccttcGACGCCAAGAACCCCTTCTTGGCTGTCGTCACCACCAACCGGAAGCTGAACCAGGGAACTGAGCGACACCTCATGCACCTGGAATTAGACATCTCAGACTCCAAAATCAG GTATGAATCTGGGGACCACGTGGCTGTTTACCCAGCCAACGACTCTGCCCTCGTCAGCCAGCTCGGCGAGATCCTGGGTGCCGACCTGGACGTTATCATGTCCCTGAACAATCTTGACG AAGACTCCAACAAGAAgcaccccttcccctgccccacctcctaccGCACGGCCCTCACCTACTACCTGGATATCACCAACCCGCCACGCACCAACGTGCTCTACGAGCTGGCCCAGTACGCCTCAGAGCCCTCGGAGCAGGAGCAGCTGCGCAAGATGGTCTCCTCCTCGGGCGAGGGCAAG GAGCTGTACCTGAGCTGGGTGGTCGAGGCTCGAAGGCACATCCTGGCCATCCTGCAGGACTACTCGTCCCTGCGGCCCCCCATCGACCACTTGTGTGAGCTGCTGCCTCGTCTCCAGGCCCGCTACTACTCCATCGCCTCATCCTCCAAG GTCCACCCCAACTCCGTGCACATCTGTGCCGTGGCCGTGGAGTATGAGACCCAGTCGGGCCGCGTTAACAAGGGCGTGGCCACCAGCTGGCTGCGGGCCAAGGAGCCCGCCGGGGAGAACGGCCGCAGGGCCCTGGTGCCCATGTTCGTGCGCAAGTCCCAGTTCCGCCTGCCCTTCAAGGCCACCGTGCCTGTCATCATGGTGGGCCCGGGCACCGGGGTTGCCCCCTTCATAGGCTTCATCCAGGAGCGGGCCTGGCTGAGGCAGCAGG GCAAGGAGGTGGGGGAGACGCTGCTCTACTACGGCTGCCGCCGCTCTGACGAGGACTACCTGTACCGCGAGGAGCTGGCCAAGTTCCACCAGGACGGCGCCCTCACCCAGCTCAACGTGGCCTTCTCCCGGGAGCAGCCCCAGAAG gtctaCGTGCAGCACTTGCTGAAGAGGGACGGGGAGCACCTGTGGAAGCTCATCCACGACGGGGGCGCCCACATCTACGTCTGTGG GGACGCTCGGAACATGGCGAGGGACGTGCAGAACACCTTCTACGACATCGTGGCCGAGCAGGGGGCCATGGAGCACGCCCAGGCCGTGGACTATGTCAAGAAGCTGATGACCAAGGGCCGCTACTCCCTGGACGTGTGGAGCTAG
- the LOC118881001 gene encoding NADPH--cytochrome P450 reductase isoform X3: MGCTYSSLQDEPILRRTSSVKDSSFVEKMKKTGRNIVVFYGSQTGTAEEFANRLSKDAHRYGMRGMAADPEEYDLGDLSSLSEIENALAVFCMATYGEGDPTDNAQDFYDWLQETDVDLSGVKYAVFGLGNKTYEHFNAMGKYVDKRLEQLGAQRIFDLGLGDDDGNLEEDFITWREQFWPAVCEHLGVEATGDESSIRQYELVVHTDIDAAKVYVGEMGRLKSYENQKPPFDAKNPFLAVVTTNRKLNQGTERHLMHLELDISDSKIRYESGDHVAVYPANDSALVSQLGEILGADLDVIMSLNNLDEDSNKKHPFPCPTSYRTALTYYLDITNPPRTNVLYELAQYASEPSEQEQLRKMVSSSGEGKELYLSWVVEARRHILAILQDYSSLRPPIDHLCELLPRLQARYYSIASSSKVHPNSVHICAVAVEYETQSGRVNKGVATSWLRAKEPAGENGRRALVPMFVRKSQFRLPFKATVPVIMVGPGTGVAPFIGFIQERAWLRQQGKEVGETLLYYGCRRSDEDYLYREELAKFHQDGALTQLNVAFSREQPQKVYVQHLLKRDGEHLWKLIHDGGAHIYVCGDARNMARDVQNTFYDIVAEQGAMEHAQAVDYVKKLMTKGRYSLDVWS, from the exons ATGGGGTGCACGTACTCATCTCTGCAGGACGAGCCCATCCTGAGAAG gacCTCCTCTGTCAAAGACAGCAGCTTCGTGGAAAAGATGAAGAAGACG GGCAGGAACATCGTCGTGTTCTACGGCTCCCAGACGGGGACCGCCGAGGAGTTTGCCAACCGCTTGTCCAAGGACGCCCATCGCTACGGGATGCGGGGCATGGCGGCAGACCCGGAGGAGTATGACCTG GGCGACCTGAGCAGCCTGTCAGAGATTGAGAACGCCCTGGCAGTGTTCTGCATGGCCACCTACGGCGAGGGGGACCCCACTGACAATGCCCAGGACTTCTACGACTGGCTCCAGGAGACGGACGTGGACCTCTCTGGGGTCAAGTACGCG GTGTTTGGCCTTGGGAACAAGACCTATGAGCACTTCAACGCCATGGGCAAGTATGTGGACAAGCGGCTGGAGCAGCTCGGGGCCCAGCGGATCTTTGATCTGGGGCTGGGCGACGACGACGGGAA CCTGGAGGAGGACTTCATCACGTGGCGAGAGCAGTTCTGGCCGGCCGTGTGCGAGCACTTAGGGGTGGAAGCCACTGGAGACGAGTCCAG CATTCGCCAGTATGAGCTTGTGGTCCACACAGACATAGACGCGGCCAAGGTGTACGTGGGCGAAATGGGCCGCCTGAAGAGCTACGAGAACCAGAAACC ccccttcGACGCCAAGAACCCCTTCTTGGCTGTCGTCACCACCAACCGGAAGCTGAACCAGGGAACTGAGCGACACCTCATGCACCTGGAATTAGACATCTCAGACTCCAAAATCAG GTATGAATCTGGGGACCACGTGGCTGTTTACCCAGCCAACGACTCTGCCCTCGTCAGCCAGCTCGGCGAGATCCTGGGTGCCGACCTGGACGTTATCATGTCCCTGAACAATCTTGACG AAGACTCCAACAAGAAgcaccccttcccctgccccacctcctaccGCACGGCCCTCACCTACTACCTGGATATCACCAACCCGCCACGCACCAACGTGCTCTACGAGCTGGCCCAGTACGCCTCAGAGCCCTCGGAGCAGGAGCAGCTGCGCAAGATGGTCTCCTCCTCGGGCGAGGGCAAG GAGCTGTACCTGAGCTGGGTGGTCGAGGCTCGAAGGCACATCCTGGCCATCCTGCAGGACTACTCGTCCCTGCGGCCCCCCATCGACCACTTGTGTGAGCTGCTGCCTCGTCTCCAGGCCCGCTACTACTCCATCGCCTCATCCTCCAAG GTCCACCCCAACTCCGTGCACATCTGTGCCGTGGCCGTGGAGTATGAGACCCAGTCGGGCCGCGTTAACAAGGGCGTGGCCACCAGCTGGCTGCGGGCCAAGGAGCCCGCCGGGGAGAACGGCCGCAGGGCCCTGGTGCCCATGTTCGTGCGCAAGTCCCAGTTCCGCCTGCCCTTCAAGGCCACCGTGCCTGTCATCATGGTGGGCCCGGGCACCGGGGTTGCCCCCTTCATAGGCTTCATCCAGGAGCGGGCCTGGCTGAGGCAGCAGG GCAAGGAGGTGGGGGAGACGCTGCTCTACTACGGCTGCCGCCGCTCTGACGAGGACTACCTGTACCGCGAGGAGCTGGCCAAGTTCCACCAGGACGGCGCCCTCACCCAGCTCAACGTGGCCTTCTCCCGGGAGCAGCCCCAGAAG gtctaCGTGCAGCACTTGCTGAAGAGGGACGGGGAGCACCTGTGGAAGCTCATCCACGACGGGGGCGCCCACATCTACGTCTGTGG GGACGCTCGGAACATGGCGAGGGACGTGCAGAACACCTTCTACGACATCGTGGCCGAGCAGGGGGCCATGGAGCACGCCCAGGCCGTGGACTATGTCAAGAAGCTGATGACCAAGGGCCGCTACTCCCTGGACGTGTGGAGCTAG
- the LOC118881001 gene encoding NADPH--cytochrome P450 reductase isoform X1 yields MGDSSVEAGATASDTVAEEVSLFSTTDVIMFSLIVGLLTYWFLFRKKKDEVPEFTKIQTTTSSVKDSSFVEKMKKTGRNIVVFYGSQTGTAEEFANRLSKDAHRYGMRGMAADPEEYDLGDLSSLSEIENALAVFCMATYGEGDPTDNAQDFYDWLQETDVDLSGVKYAVFGLGNKTYEHFNAMGKYVDKRLEQLGAQRIFDLGLGDDDGNLEEDFITWREQFWPAVCEHLGVEATGDESSIRQYELVVHTDIDAAKVYVGEMGRLKSYENQKPPFDAKNPFLAVVTTNRKLNQGTERHLMHLELDISDSKIRYESGDHVAVYPANDSALVSQLGEILGADLDVIMSLNNLDEDSNKKHPFPCPTSYRTALTYYLDITNPPRTNVLYELAQYASEPSEQEQLRKMVSSSGEGKELYLSWVVEARRHILAILQDYSSLRPPIDHLCELLPRLQARYYSIASSSKVHPNSVHICAVAVEYETQSGRVNKGVATSWLRAKEPAGENGRRALVPMFVRKSQFRLPFKATVPVIMVGPGTGVAPFIGFIQERAWLRQQGKEVGETLLYYGCRRSDEDYLYREELAKFHQDGALTQLNVAFSREQPQKVYVQHLLKRDGEHLWKLIHDGGAHIYVCGDARNMARDVQNTFYDIVAEQGAMEHAQAVDYVKKLMTKGRYSLDVWS; encoded by the exons gacCTCCTCTGTCAAAGACAGCAGCTTCGTGGAAAAGATGAAGAAGACG GGCAGGAACATCGTCGTGTTCTACGGCTCCCAGACGGGGACCGCCGAGGAGTTTGCCAACCGCTTGTCCAAGGACGCCCATCGCTACGGGATGCGGGGCATGGCGGCAGACCCGGAGGAGTATGACCTG GGCGACCTGAGCAGCCTGTCAGAGATTGAGAACGCCCTGGCAGTGTTCTGCATGGCCACCTACGGCGAGGGGGACCCCACTGACAATGCCCAGGACTTCTACGACTGGCTCCAGGAGACGGACGTGGACCTCTCTGGGGTCAAGTACGCG GTGTTTGGCCTTGGGAACAAGACCTATGAGCACTTCAACGCCATGGGCAAGTATGTGGACAAGCGGCTGGAGCAGCTCGGGGCCCAGCGGATCTTTGATCTGGGGCTGGGCGACGACGACGGGAA CCTGGAGGAGGACTTCATCACGTGGCGAGAGCAGTTCTGGCCGGCCGTGTGCGAGCACTTAGGGGTGGAAGCCACTGGAGACGAGTCCAG CATTCGCCAGTATGAGCTTGTGGTCCACACAGACATAGACGCGGCCAAGGTGTACGTGGGCGAAATGGGCCGCCTGAAGAGCTACGAGAACCAGAAACC ccccttcGACGCCAAGAACCCCTTCTTGGCTGTCGTCACCACCAACCGGAAGCTGAACCAGGGAACTGAGCGACACCTCATGCACCTGGAATTAGACATCTCAGACTCCAAAATCAG GTATGAATCTGGGGACCACGTGGCTGTTTACCCAGCCAACGACTCTGCCCTCGTCAGCCAGCTCGGCGAGATCCTGGGTGCCGACCTGGACGTTATCATGTCCCTGAACAATCTTGACG AAGACTCCAACAAGAAgcaccccttcccctgccccacctcctaccGCACGGCCCTCACCTACTACCTGGATATCACCAACCCGCCACGCACCAACGTGCTCTACGAGCTGGCCCAGTACGCCTCAGAGCCCTCGGAGCAGGAGCAGCTGCGCAAGATGGTCTCCTCCTCGGGCGAGGGCAAG GAGCTGTACCTGAGCTGGGTGGTCGAGGCTCGAAGGCACATCCTGGCCATCCTGCAGGACTACTCGTCCCTGCGGCCCCCCATCGACCACTTGTGTGAGCTGCTGCCTCGTCTCCAGGCCCGCTACTACTCCATCGCCTCATCCTCCAAG GTCCACCCCAACTCCGTGCACATCTGTGCCGTGGCCGTGGAGTATGAGACCCAGTCGGGCCGCGTTAACAAGGGCGTGGCCACCAGCTGGCTGCGGGCCAAGGAGCCCGCCGGGGAGAACGGCCGCAGGGCCCTGGTGCCCATGTTCGTGCGCAAGTCCCAGTTCCGCCTGCCCTTCAAGGCCACCGTGCCTGTCATCATGGTGGGCCCGGGCACCGGGGTTGCCCCCTTCATAGGCTTCATCCAGGAGCGGGCCTGGCTGAGGCAGCAGG GCAAGGAGGTGGGGGAGACGCTGCTCTACTACGGCTGCCGCCGCTCTGACGAGGACTACCTGTACCGCGAGGAGCTGGCCAAGTTCCACCAGGACGGCGCCCTCACCCAGCTCAACGTGGCCTTCTCCCGGGAGCAGCCCCAGAAG gtctaCGTGCAGCACTTGCTGAAGAGGGACGGGGAGCACCTGTGGAAGCTCATCCACGACGGGGGCGCCCACATCTACGTCTGTGG GGACGCTCGGAACATGGCGAGGGACGTGCAGAACACCTTCTACGACATCGTGGCCGAGCAGGGGGCCATGGAGCACGCCCAGGCCGTGGACTATGTCAAGAAGCTGATGACCAAGGGCCGCTACTCCCTGGACGTGTGGAGCTAG
- the LOC118881001 gene encoding NADPH--cytochrome P450 reductase isoform X4 encodes MKKTGRNIVVFYGSQTGTAEEFANRLSKDAHRYGMRGMAADPEEYDLGDLSSLSEIENALAVFCMATYGEGDPTDNAQDFYDWLQETDVDLSGVKYAVFGLGNKTYEHFNAMGKYVDKRLEQLGAQRIFDLGLGDDDGNLEEDFITWREQFWPAVCEHLGVEATGDESSIRQYELVVHTDIDAAKVYVGEMGRLKSYENQKPPFDAKNPFLAVVTTNRKLNQGTERHLMHLELDISDSKIRYESGDHVAVYPANDSALVSQLGEILGADLDVIMSLNNLDEDSNKKHPFPCPTSYRTALTYYLDITNPPRTNVLYELAQYASEPSEQEQLRKMVSSSGEGKELYLSWVVEARRHILAILQDYSSLRPPIDHLCELLPRLQARYYSIASSSKVHPNSVHICAVAVEYETQSGRVNKGVATSWLRAKEPAGENGRRALVPMFVRKSQFRLPFKATVPVIMVGPGTGVAPFIGFIQERAWLRQQGKEVGETLLYYGCRRSDEDYLYREELAKFHQDGALTQLNVAFSREQPQKVYVQHLLKRDGEHLWKLIHDGGAHIYVCGDARNMARDVQNTFYDIVAEQGAMEHAQAVDYVKKLMTKGRYSLDVWS; translated from the exons ATGAAGAAGACG GGCAGGAACATCGTCGTGTTCTACGGCTCCCAGACGGGGACCGCCGAGGAGTTTGCCAACCGCTTGTCCAAGGACGCCCATCGCTACGGGATGCGGGGCATGGCGGCAGACCCGGAGGAGTATGACCTG GGCGACCTGAGCAGCCTGTCAGAGATTGAGAACGCCCTGGCAGTGTTCTGCATGGCCACCTACGGCGAGGGGGACCCCACTGACAATGCCCAGGACTTCTACGACTGGCTCCAGGAGACGGACGTGGACCTCTCTGGGGTCAAGTACGCG GTGTTTGGCCTTGGGAACAAGACCTATGAGCACTTCAACGCCATGGGCAAGTATGTGGACAAGCGGCTGGAGCAGCTCGGGGCCCAGCGGATCTTTGATCTGGGGCTGGGCGACGACGACGGGAA CCTGGAGGAGGACTTCATCACGTGGCGAGAGCAGTTCTGGCCGGCCGTGTGCGAGCACTTAGGGGTGGAAGCCACTGGAGACGAGTCCAG CATTCGCCAGTATGAGCTTGTGGTCCACACAGACATAGACGCGGCCAAGGTGTACGTGGGCGAAATGGGCCGCCTGAAGAGCTACGAGAACCAGAAACC ccccttcGACGCCAAGAACCCCTTCTTGGCTGTCGTCACCACCAACCGGAAGCTGAACCAGGGAACTGAGCGACACCTCATGCACCTGGAATTAGACATCTCAGACTCCAAAATCAG GTATGAATCTGGGGACCACGTGGCTGTTTACCCAGCCAACGACTCTGCCCTCGTCAGCCAGCTCGGCGAGATCCTGGGTGCCGACCTGGACGTTATCATGTCCCTGAACAATCTTGACG AAGACTCCAACAAGAAgcaccccttcccctgccccacctcctaccGCACGGCCCTCACCTACTACCTGGATATCACCAACCCGCCACGCACCAACGTGCTCTACGAGCTGGCCCAGTACGCCTCAGAGCCCTCGGAGCAGGAGCAGCTGCGCAAGATGGTCTCCTCCTCGGGCGAGGGCAAG GAGCTGTACCTGAGCTGGGTGGTCGAGGCTCGAAGGCACATCCTGGCCATCCTGCAGGACTACTCGTCCCTGCGGCCCCCCATCGACCACTTGTGTGAGCTGCTGCCTCGTCTCCAGGCCCGCTACTACTCCATCGCCTCATCCTCCAAG GTCCACCCCAACTCCGTGCACATCTGTGCCGTGGCCGTGGAGTATGAGACCCAGTCGGGCCGCGTTAACAAGGGCGTGGCCACCAGCTGGCTGCGGGCCAAGGAGCCCGCCGGGGAGAACGGCCGCAGGGCCCTGGTGCCCATGTTCGTGCGCAAGTCCCAGTTCCGCCTGCCCTTCAAGGCCACCGTGCCTGTCATCATGGTGGGCCCGGGCACCGGGGTTGCCCCCTTCATAGGCTTCATCCAGGAGCGGGCCTGGCTGAGGCAGCAGG GCAAGGAGGTGGGGGAGACGCTGCTCTACTACGGCTGCCGCCGCTCTGACGAGGACTACCTGTACCGCGAGGAGCTGGCCAAGTTCCACCAGGACGGCGCCCTCACCCAGCTCAACGTGGCCTTCTCCCGGGAGCAGCCCCAGAAG gtctaCGTGCAGCACTTGCTGAAGAGGGACGGGGAGCACCTGTGGAAGCTCATCCACGACGGGGGCGCCCACATCTACGTCTGTGG GGACGCTCGGAACATGGCGAGGGACGTGCAGAACACCTTCTACGACATCGTGGCCGAGCAGGGGGCCATGGAGCACGCCCAGGCCGTGGACTATGTCAAGAAGCTGATGACCAAGGGCCGCTACTCCCTGGACGTGTGGAGCTAG
- the TMEM120A gene encoding ion channel TACAN isoform X3 — protein sequence MHPPPPGPLGDCLRDWEELQQDFHGIQETHRLYRLKLEELTKLQNNCTSSITRQKKQLQELALVLKKCKPSLPSEAERAAQELENQIKERQGLFFDMEAYLPKQNGLYLSLVLGNVNVTLLSKQAKFAYKDEYEKFKLYLTIILILISFTCRFLLNSRVTDAAFNFLLVWYYCTLTIRESILINNGSRIKGWWVFHHYVSTFLSGVMLTWPDGLMYQKFRNQFLSFSMYQSFVQFLQYYYQSGCLYRLRALGERHTMDLTVEGFQSWMWRGLTFLLPFLFFGHKFHHQQHGSKKE from the exons ATGCATCCCCCGCCTCCGGGCCCGTTGGGCGACTGCCTGCGGGACTGGGAGGAGCTCCAGCAGGACTTCCACGGCATCCAG GAGACCCACCGGCTGTACCGCCTGAAGCTGGAGGAGCTGACCAAGCTGCAGAACAACTGTACCAGCTCCATCACTCGGCAGAAGAAGCAGCTCCAGGAGCTGGCCCTTGTCCTGAAGAA ATGTAAACCCTCCCTCCCGTCAGAGGCCGAGAGAGCTGCGCAGGAGCTGGAAAACCAGATCAAGGAGCGACAAGGCCTTTTCTTTGATATGGAGGCCTACTTGCCCAAGCAGAATGG GTTGTATCTGAGCCTGGTTCTGGGCAACGTCAACGTGACCCTCCTGAGCAAGCAGGCTAA gtttGCCTACAAAGACGAGTACGAGAAGTTCAAGCTCTACCTCAccatcatcctcatcctcatctccTTCACCTGCCGCTTCCTCCTCAACTCCAG GGTGACAGACGCTGCCTTCAACTTCCTGCTGGTCTGGTATTACTGCACTCTGACCATCCGCGAGAGCATCCTCATCAACAACGGCTCCCG GATCAAAGGCTGGTGGGTTTTCCATCATTACGTGTCCACGTTCCTGTCAGGAGTCATGCTGACCTG GCCCGACGGCCTCATGTACCAGAAGTTTCGGAACCAGTTCCTGTCCTTCTCCATGTACCAGA gctTTGTGCAGTTCCTCCAGTATTACTACCAGAGCGGCTGTCTGTACCGCCTGCGGGCCCTGGGCGAGAGGCACACCATGGACCTCACTGTGG AGGGCTTCCAGTCCTGGATGTGGCGGGGCCTCACCTTCCTGctgcccttcctcttctttggaCAC AAGTTCCACCACCAGCAGCACGGGAGCAAGAAAGAATGA
- the TMEM120A gene encoding ion channel TACAN isoform X2 gives MHPPPPGPLGDCLRDWEELQQDFHGIQETHRLYRLKLEELTKLQNNCTSSITRQKKQLQELALVLKKCKPSLPSEAERAAQELENQIKERQGLFFDMEAYLPKQNGLYLSLVLGNVNVTLLSKQAKFAYKDEYEKFKLYLTIILILISFTCRFLLNSRVTDAAFNFLLVWYYCTLTIRESILINNGSRIKGWWVFHHYVSTFLSGVMLTWPDGLMYQKFRNQFLSFSMYQSFVQFLQYYYQSGCLYRLRALGERHTMDLTVEGFQSWMWRGLTFLLPFLFFGHFWQLFNALTLFNLARDPECKEWQKFHHQQHGSKKE, from the exons ATGCATCCCCCGCCTCCGGGCCCGTTGGGCGACTGCCTGCGGGACTGGGAGGAGCTCCAGCAGGACTTCCACGGCATCCAG GAGACCCACCGGCTGTACCGCCTGAAGCTGGAGGAGCTGACCAAGCTGCAGAACAACTGTACCAGCTCCATCACTCGGCAGAAGAAGCAGCTCCAGGAGCTGGCCCTTGTCCTGAAGAA ATGTAAACCCTCCCTCCCGTCAGAGGCCGAGAGAGCTGCGCAGGAGCTGGAAAACCAGATCAAGGAGCGACAAGGCCTTTTCTTTGATATGGAGGCCTACTTGCCCAAGCAGAATGG GTTGTATCTGAGCCTGGTTCTGGGCAACGTCAACGTGACCCTCCTGAGCAAGCAGGCTAA gtttGCCTACAAAGACGAGTACGAGAAGTTCAAGCTCTACCTCAccatcatcctcatcctcatctccTTCACCTGCCGCTTCCTCCTCAACTCCAG GGTGACAGACGCTGCCTTCAACTTCCTGCTGGTCTGGTATTACTGCACTCTGACCATCCGCGAGAGCATCCTCATCAACAACGGCTCCCG GATCAAAGGCTGGTGGGTTTTCCATCATTACGTGTCCACGTTCCTGTCAGGAGTCATGCTGACCTG GCCCGACGGCCTCATGTACCAGAAGTTTCGGAACCAGTTCCTGTCCTTCTCCATGTACCAGA gctTTGTGCAGTTCCTCCAGTATTACTACCAGAGCGGCTGTCTGTACCGCCTGCGGGCCCTGGGCGAGAGGCACACCATGGACCTCACTGTGG AGGGCTTCCAGTCCTGGATGTGGCGGGGCCTCACCTTCCTGctgcccttcctcttctttggaCAC TTCTGGCAGCTTTTTAATGCGCTGACGTTGTTCAACCTGGCCCGGGACCCCGAGTGCAAGGAGTGGCAG AAGTTCCACCACCAGCAGCACGGGAGCAAGAAAGAATGA
- the TMEM120A gene encoding ion channel TACAN isoform X1: MHPPPPGPLGDCLRDWEELQQDFHGIQETHRLYRLKLEELTKLQNNCTSSITRQKKQLQELALVLKKCKPSLPSEAERAAQELENQIKERQGLFFDMEAYLPKQNGLYLSLVLGNVNVTLLSKQAKFAYKDEYEKFKLYLTIILILISFTCRFLLNSRVTDAAFNFLLVWYYCTLTIRESILINNGSRIKGWWVFHHYVSTFLSGVMLTWPDGLMYQKFRNQFLSFSMYQSFVQFLQYYYQSGCLYRLRALGERHTMDLTVEGFQSWMWRGLTFLLPFLFFGHFWQLFNALTLFNLARDPECKEWQVLMCGFPFLLLFLGNFFTTLRVVHQKFHHQQHGSKKE, from the exons ATGCATCCCCCGCCTCCGGGCCCGTTGGGCGACTGCCTGCGGGACTGGGAGGAGCTCCAGCAGGACTTCCACGGCATCCAG GAGACCCACCGGCTGTACCGCCTGAAGCTGGAGGAGCTGACCAAGCTGCAGAACAACTGTACCAGCTCCATCACTCGGCAGAAGAAGCAGCTCCAGGAGCTGGCCCTTGTCCTGAAGAA ATGTAAACCCTCCCTCCCGTCAGAGGCCGAGAGAGCTGCGCAGGAGCTGGAAAACCAGATCAAGGAGCGACAAGGCCTTTTCTTTGATATGGAGGCCTACTTGCCCAAGCAGAATGG GTTGTATCTGAGCCTGGTTCTGGGCAACGTCAACGTGACCCTCCTGAGCAAGCAGGCTAA gtttGCCTACAAAGACGAGTACGAGAAGTTCAAGCTCTACCTCAccatcatcctcatcctcatctccTTCACCTGCCGCTTCCTCCTCAACTCCAG GGTGACAGACGCTGCCTTCAACTTCCTGCTGGTCTGGTATTACTGCACTCTGACCATCCGCGAGAGCATCCTCATCAACAACGGCTCCCG GATCAAAGGCTGGTGGGTTTTCCATCATTACGTGTCCACGTTCCTGTCAGGAGTCATGCTGACCTG GCCCGACGGCCTCATGTACCAGAAGTTTCGGAACCAGTTCCTGTCCTTCTCCATGTACCAGA gctTTGTGCAGTTCCTCCAGTATTACTACCAGAGCGGCTGTCTGTACCGCCTGCGGGCCCTGGGCGAGAGGCACACCATGGACCTCACTGTGG AGGGCTTCCAGTCCTGGATGTGGCGGGGCCTCACCTTCCTGctgcccttcctcttctttggaCAC TTCTGGCAGCTTTTTAATGCGCTGACGTTGTTCAACCTGGCCCGGGACCCCGAGTGCAAGGAGTGGCAG GTGCTCATGTGtggcttccccttcctcctcctcttcctcggCAATTTCTTCACCACCCTGCGGGTTGTACACCAGAAGTTCCACCACCAGCAGCACGGGAGCAAGAAAGAATGA